CCCGAGGCGCCGCGCCACACCGAGCTGATCGACGGAGCCCTCGTCTTCATGATGTCCCCGCAGCGGTCCTGGCACGGCCGCGTCGTCACCGCCCTGACCACGACCCTCATGGACATGGCGCCCGAGGGCGTGGAGGTCGAGCGGGAGATGACCATCCGCCTCGACGCGCGCACCCGCCCCGAACCCGACCTGCTGACGACCACGGCTCCCTACGACCCGGAACGCACCTGGTTCGCCCCCGAGGACGTACAGCTGGTCATCGAGGTGGTCTCTCCCGAGTCGGCCCACCGCGACCGCACCGTCAAACTCCGCAAGTACGCGGAGGCCGGTATCCCCCACTACTGGTGCGTCGAGGAAGAGGACGGCGCACCTGTCATCCACATCTACGAACTCGACAAGCCGACGCAGACGTACGTGGCCGCCGGTATCCATCGCGGCACCCTGCGGCGCCCGGTGCCTTTCGACATCGCCCTTGACCTCGACGGCTTGACGCCCCGGCCTCGTCGCCACTGACGCCTGCGGCGCAGCCGGGCAGCTTCAACTGCCTTCGCTTTGCCGCCCGTTGTCGTCACGGGTCACGCGTCGGGCCACCGCACGCACGATCAACGTCCCGCCCGCACGATCAGCGTCCCAATGTGACCGGCCTCGGGCGCGTCCAGCACCTCTGCCTTCGCCGAGGCGAAACCGGCACGCGTGAGGAACCGCTCCCACACAGCGGGCCGATAGCCGTAGCGGTAGGTGAACATCGCCTTGCCCGCGAACCCGCCCTTGTACATGCCCTGCGGACCGTAGGCGCCGGGGATGGCCGGAGCCTGCGAGAAGACGAACGTGCCGCCCGGGTTCAGCCGCTCCCGGACCAGTGGGAACAGCCTGCCCGGGTCGGTGAACCAGGCAGCACCGAAGATGCTGTAGACCGCGTCGTAGGTCTCGTCGTGCGCGGCCAGGTACTCAAGTACCTCCGCCTGTACGAAAGTCGCACCGGACTCGGCCCATCTCGCGTTCGTCTTCTCGACCATGACCGAGGAGAGATCCACCCCTCGGCCACGGACCCCACAGGTGGCGAGGTGAGCCAGTGCCCGGCCGGTTCCACAGCCGAGTTCCAGCACCGTGCTCGCGTCGCCCAGGAGTTCGGGTCCGGGGCCGTGCCCCGCGTACTGAGTCCAGTTGAAGACCGGTTCCGCATCGTCCTTGAACACGGACAGGGCGTAGGCGTCCCAGAGTTCGGCTTCGGCGGGGATGTTGTGCGGGACGGGCAAGAGAGGTCCTTCGCGGCGGTAGCTGAGGGCCGGGGCGGTGAACGGGGATCACGCGACGGTCGCGAGCCCGTCCAGGTCGGAGCGGTGCTCTTCGTCCACCTCGATACGGACAGTGCGCGCGCCAAGGTGCTCGTAGATGGCGGAGGCTGCGCGGATCACGGCGTCGAGGAGGGAGACGCCGGGGGTGAAGCAGTGGCACTCGGACGGCTCCGCGCCTCCGAATGTCGAACCGAGTGAGCCGTTGGCGGGGTCGCCGAGATCTTCTCCCAGTTCGGCGAAGGGCTGTAGGTCCGCTTCGGTCAGCGTCCGGTCGAGAATGAGGGTGAACTCCCACTCGCGCATGGTCTCTCCCGCTCAGCCGTGTCGCTTGGTGTGCTTGCGTACGAAGTCGTTGATGCGTTTTGCGGCATTGTCGGCGCTGCGTGGGGTGCAATCGACACGATCACGGTCCCCACAAGCGCAGCAGATCACGTATCCCCACACGTGGCCGTTATGGACCTCTTTGACTTCGAAGCCCGCCTTCTCAGCCTCGCGTAAGGCCTTGGCCATCTGCTTCTTCTGATGCGGACTCACCGCGCCCCTTCCTCGACGTCGGCCGGCGAGGAGCAGCGGAGCGATGCTACGCCTGAACTCCTTTCGGGTGCCCACGCGTTCAGAGCGCGTGCTGGGCGCTGACGATCCGACCCCTCAGGCGGCTTCGGCACGCGGCGACACCTCGTTCTCGCTCTCATCGAGCACTGCCGAGTCGGGTTCGGCGAGCCATACGAGACGGGCTCGCGTGCCGTCCACCCCGCAGTACCACCGCAACGCCCTTTCCGGCGACGACAGATGCAGGGTGCGCCTGCCGTCCACGTCGATGACCCGGGCGCTGCCGTCCTCGTCGGCGAGCCCCCAGGCCATCACCACCCCGTCGGCGTCGGCGGTGCCCCGGCCGAACTCCAGCACTACGGCGAACAGGCGCGGGGCGGTGTCCAGGACGAGGCTGCGCAGTCCCTCGTCCAAGTCGAAGTCGAGTACGTCCTGAGCGGGCGGGGCCCCCTTGGAGGTGAAGGGCTCGGCGGAAGCCGCGTCGTCGGAGGCGTCCGGCGTTACGTTGGCCATGGAAATCCCCTGTCGGGAGGAGGAGTTGGGCAGGCGGGGCCACTCGAAGAGAGCGGCGATCCCCGCACCCTGAACTTGAATTAGGGTACCGACATGGGATGACCCATGACCTATAAACGCTCCAATACTTCATAACACTCCACGTTCGTGTGACACGCAGCCCGCACGCCCGCGCCCGGAGGGAACAGGAACGACAATGGCCCGCCTGAAACTCCCGCCCACGATCCGTCAACGTCGTCTGGGGGCTGAGCTGCGGCGTCTGCGCGAGCAAGCCGAACTCAGCGCCACCGCGGCCGGGCAGTTGCTCGGACAGTCGCAGTCGAGCATCAGCAACACCGAGTCGGGCAACTACCCGGTCAGTGCTGAGCGAGTGCGGGTCATGGCTCGCGCATACATGTGCACGGACGAGACGTTGATCGAAGCGCTGGCTTCCTACACGGGCGGGCGCACGCGAGGTTGGTGGGACGAGTACCGGGACATGTTTCCGGCGTCGATGCTCGACCTGGCTGAGTTGGAGCACCACGCCACGTCCATGTGGACGATCACCGTTCTCCACATCCCCGGCCCACTTCAGACCCGCGACCACGCTCACGCGCTGATGACCGAGGCTCTGCCGAATCGCCCGCCGCACGAGATCGAGCACCGAGTGTCCTTCCGGATCAAGCGGCAAGCGGTCCTGTACGGAGCACGACCGGCCCCCTATACCGCCATCGTTCATGAGGCAGCGCTACGCATGGGCTTTGGTGGGCCGAGAGTTGCCCGCGCACAGCTTGAGCACCTGCTCGCGATGAGCGAGCGAAAGAACATCAAGGTCGCTGTTGTCCCGTTCGGCGCAGGCACGTTCTCCATCGCGGGCCACGGGATCACCAACCTGGGTGGGGAAGTGCCACATCTGGACACCATCCAGATCGACACGGACACCGAATCAGAGTTCCGGGACACTCAGGTTCAACTTGACTGGTATCGCCAGGTGTTCACGCGCATCCAGAAGTGCGCTCTCGATGAAGACGAGTCGCGTGGCATCATCCGCCGTATCGCGCAAAGCATCTGACCCAAGGAAGAATGTCGTGCCCACCCTGAACTGGCAGAAGTCCTCCTACAGCGCCCAGGCATCCGACTGCCTCTACCTCGCCCCCGCCGAAGACGGCACCATAAAGCTCCGTGAATCCGACGACCCCGCCACCGTCGTCACCACCACCCCCCAGAACCTGAAGGCCTTCATCCTCGGCGTCAAGGCAGGCGAGTTCGACCACCTCGCCCAGTAGGCAACCCCGGCGCGGACGCGACGCACACACCAACAGGCCCGGCCCCGAGGCAAGTTGCCTCGGAACCGGGCCTGTCCCCCGTTCCCCCGTGGTGGTGGACCGTGTACCGCGTAAGCGGTGGCCGCTGCCGGTCAGTCCGTAGCGATCGCCTTCAGGATGTTCATCCGTCCCGCCCGGAAGGCCGGGAACAGGGCGGCGAACAGGCCGACGAACGCCGAGCCGATGAACACGAACACGATGGTCGGCCAGGGGATCTCCAGGACCTTGAGTCCCTCAAGGGCGAGGAGTTTGTGCGCGGTGGCTCCCCAGCCGAGGCCGAGGCCGATGCCGAGCAGGGCGCCGAAGAGGGCGATGACGACCGACTCCAGGCGGATCATGCGGCGCAGTTGGCGGCGCGAGATGCCGATGGCGCGCATCAGGCCGATCTCCCGGGTGCGTTCGACCACCGACAGGGCCAGGGTGTTGACCACACCGAGGACCGCGACGATGATCGCGAGCCCGAGCAGGCCGTAGACCAGGTTGAGCAGCTGGCCGACCTGCTTCTTCAGGTCTTCCTTGAAGTCGGCCTGGTTCTGCACCTTGTACGTCGGGTTGTCGGCGATCGCCGCCTTGAGGCCCTTGTACGCCTCCTTCTCCTTGCCTTCGACGGCGGAGGCGAACATGATCTCGCTCAGCGGCATGCTGTCGGCGGGTACGTATCGCTTCGCCGTCTGGAGATTGAGGTACTTGGCACCCTTGTCGAGGCTGCCCTCCTCGGTGGTGATCGCGGCGACCTTCAGCTTGGCGGTGTCGCCCTTCTTGAAGTCGACGGTGATCGTGTCGCCGACCTTGAGCTTGTGCTTCTTCGCGTAGCTCTCACCGACGGACATCGCGTTGGCCTTGTAGGCATCGGCAAGCGTTCCGCCGACCGTCTCGTGACGCAGGTCCTTGGCGTACGTCGGGTCCGCGGCGACCAGATCCGCCTGATCGGTCTTGCCGTCAGGGGTGGTCAGTTTCGCCGGGACCTGCTTGTAGTCGGTGACGTAGGCGACGTGCGGCGCCTTCGCCAAAGACTCCTTCACACCGTTGTTGAGACCCTGCATGCCGCCCTGAACGATGAAGTCGGCGCCCACCGACTTGTCGAGTTCGTCCTCCGCCGAGGCCACCATCGAGGAGCCGACCACCGACAGGCAGGCCACCAGGGCCAGGCCGATCATCAGGGCGGAGCCGGTGGCGCCGGTGCGGCGCGGGTTGCGCAGGGCGTTGCGCTCGGCCATGCGGCCGACCGGGCCGAAGATCCGCAGTACCACCAGGCCCAGGCCACGCACCACGGCGCTGGCGAGCAGCGGGCCGATGACGACGAAGCCGACCAGGGTCAGCAGTACGCCGAGGCCGAGCATCGACGAGGCGGGCTTAGCCTCGTCGGCGGTACCCGCCGCGTAGAGGGCGGCGGTGCCCGCGGCGGTCAGGACCAGGCCGATCACAGCGCGCACCTTGCCCGCGCGGCCACCGGTGGGCAGACCCGTCTCCCGCAGCGCGGCCATGGGCGAGATCTTCCCGGCACGGCGGGCGGGGCTGTAGGCGGCGAACACCGTGACGAGTACGCCCAGCGTCATGCCGACGACCGGGGTCGGCCACAGCACCGTGAGGTCCTCGGTCGAGGTCCCCATACCCATGGAGCCCATGAGCTTCATCAGGCCGATCGCGACGCCCACACCCGCGCCGATGCCCAGCGCGGAGCCGACGATGCCGAGCAGCAACGCCTCGGTCAGCACGGAGCGGTTGATCTGCCTGCGGGAGGAACCGATCGCCCGCATCAGACCTATCTCGCGGGTGCGCTGGGCAACCAGCATCGAGAAGGTGTTGATGATGAGGAAGACACCGACGAGGACGGCGATACCGGCGAAGCCGAGCATCACGTACTTCATGATGTCGAGGACCTGGCTGATCCCCTCACGGTTTGCGTCGGCGTTCTCCTTCTGCGTCTGCACCTTGAAGCCGCCGTCGAGCGCGGTGGAGACCTTCGCCTTGAGCGCGTCGTCCGTCACCCCGGCTTCGGCGGCGAGGTTCACCTGCGTGAACCGGCCGGCGGTGCCCAGGAGTTGGCGCTGTGCGGTCTGCGTGTCGAAGTAGACGACCGTGGCGCCGGGGTTGGTGACCTTGAAGGAGGCGATACCGGTGATCTTGGCCCGGTGGTCGCCGACGACCGAGATGGTGCGCAGCTCGTCGCCGAGCTTGAGGTCGTGTTTGTCGGCGGTGTCCGAGTCGACCATCACCTCACCGGCACGCTGAGGTGCGTGACCGGAGGAGATCTCCATGGCCCGCAGGTCGTTCTTGGTCCAGTTGCCGGCGATGGTGGGGCCGCCGTTGCTGGGGCCCATGTTCTTGTTCTTGTTGTTGACGACGGTCACGCTCATGCTGGAGACCGCGCCCTCGGCGGAACGCACTCCCTCGGCCTTGCGGACCTTGTCGACCGTGGACGCCGGAAGCGACTCCGGCTTGCCGTTCTCCGGCAGCTGGTCGGGGTCGGTGGCGTTCTTCGGCAGCACCGTCACATCGGCGGAGGTGGCCGCGAACAGCTTGTCGAACGTCGTGTTCATGGTGTCCGTGAACACCAGCGTGCCGCACACGAACGCCACCGACAGCATGACCGCCACCGCGGACAGCGCCATACGTCCCTTGTGCGCGAGGAAGTTGCGCACGGAGGTTTTCATGACGGTCATGACGTGCGCCCCCGCGCGTCGAAGTCCTTCATGCGGTCCAGGACCTGCTCGGCGGTCGGGTTGAGCATCTCGTCGACGATGCGGCCGTCGGCCAGGTAGAGGACGCGGTCGGCGTAGGAGGCAGCGACCGGGTCGTGGGTGACCATGACGATGGTCTGGCCGAGTTCGGTGACCGACCTGCGCAGGAAGCCGAGGATCTCGGCGCCCGCGCGGGAGTCGAGGTTTCCGGTCGGCTCGTCGCCGAAGATGATCTCGGGCTGGGCGGCCAGGGCGCGGGCGACCGCCACGCGCTGCTGCTGACCGCCGGAGAGCTGGGTCGGGCGGTGCTTGAGGCGGCCCGCGAGACCGACGGTCTCCACCACGCGGTTGAGCCACTGGGCATCGGGCTTGCGGCCCGCGATGTCCATCGGCAGCGTGATGTTCTCCAGCGCGTTCAGCGTCGGAAGCAGGTTGAACGCCTGGAAGATGAAGCCGACCCGGTCCCGGCGGAGCCTGGTCAGCTTCTTGTCCTTGAGGCCGGTGATCTCCGTCTCGTCCAGGTAGATCTGGCCGGAGCTGACGGTGTCCAGGCCCGCGAGGCAGTGCATCAGCGTCGACTTGCCGGAGCCGGAGGGGCCCATGATCGCGGTGAACTGGCCGCGGGCGATGTCGACGTCGACGTGGTCGAGGGCGACGACGCGGGTCTCACCGGAGCCGTAGGCCTTCACGACCTGCCGCGCTCGTGCGGCAACGGCCGTACGCCCTCCAGTGCCCCCGTCCCTGGGAATGGTCACAGCCGTAGTCACGGTGATTCTCCTCGTCGTGTGGAACATGCGGACTTCGTTGTCGTGCGCCGGAGTCCGAGGCGGGTGGGCACTCGGGGTCTGTTCGCCGTCGGCACCCGGCCCGTGCGGGCCTGCGTGGTGGCTTCGGCCGCGGGCGGCTCCGGGTTCCGCCCGCGTCGTGTACTCAAGTCTGGTCGGCGGGTGGGGTCTTGCGCCCTGGTGCTCGGCGCAGTCTTTTCCTGAGGAAAACCCCACCCCGGGCCCTGGGGCCCGCCCCTTCCGCTCAGGTAAAGCCAGGTTAAGGAGTGCCGTGACACTCCCTCGTCCTCCGGCGGTACGAACCGCCCCCGGTCCCAAGTACTGACATCCCCCTAGGGGACTCCACCCCTCGGTGGACCTTTCTCAGGGACCACCTCCACCCATGTGTCCACCCGCACACCCGCCCGGGCCCCATCCGGCGGCCCTCCGCTCCTCGGCCTCTGGGCTCCCGCCTGCCCGGATGAGAAGGTGTACGCGGCATGCACACGGGTGGACGCGGGTGGAGAGAGGTGCGGGGGGAATGGGGGCGGACTCCGGGAGGGGCGGTACGGACGACAGAGCCGAGGGCGGAACCGAGGGCAACACCGAGGGCATAACCAACCGCGGTACGGACGGCGGTGCGGACAGCGGTTCGGACGACGGAGGCGCTCACATACGGCGGCCGACCCGGGCCGTGGTCGCCGCGCTCATGCTCACCATGGCGCTGCCCGCGCTCGACGCGACCATCGTGTCCACCGCCGTCCCGCAGATCGTCGGCGACCTCGGCGGGTTCTCCGTCTTCTCCTGGCTGTTCTCCGGCTATCTGCTCGCCGTCACGGTCTCCCTGCCCGTCTACGGCAAGCTCTCCGACACCTTCGGCCGCCGCCCCGTCCTCATCGCGGGCAGCCTGCTCTTCCTCGCCGGGTCGCTGCTGTGCGCGCTGGCCTGGAACATGGCCGCGCTGATCGCCTTCCGTATCGTCCAGGGCCTGGGCGGCGGCGCCCTCCAGGGCACCGTGCAGACACTGGCCGCCGATCTGTACCCGCTGCGCGAACGCCCCCGTATCCAGGCCAAGTTGTCCACCGTGTGGGCGCTGTCGGCGGTCGCCGGACCGGCCATCGGCGGTGCGCTCGTCGCGTACGCGGACTGGCGGTGGATCTTCCTCATCAACCTGCCCGTCGGCGCGTTCGCGCTGCTCCTGCTGGTCCGCGGACTGCACGAGCCGAGCCGCCCGGCGGGCCCGCGCCCCCGTATCGACTGGGCGGGCGCGCTCACCGTCTTCGCCTGCGGCGGCGTGCTGCTGACCGCTCTGGTGCAGGGCGGCGTCGCCTGGGACTGGTTCTCCGCGCCCTCGCTCGGCCTGTTCGCCACGGGCCTCGCGCTCGCCGCGCTCCTGGTGGTCGTCGAACGCCGCGCCGCCGAGCCCGTCATACCGGGCTGGGTGTGGCGCCGCCGCACCATCGCCGCCGCCAA
This is a stretch of genomic DNA from Streptomyces sp. NA04227. It encodes these proteins:
- a CDS encoding Uma2 family endonuclease → MTEPLPDWMRPPREEGWFAEDLDRLPEAPRHTELIDGALVFMMSPQRSWHGRVVTALTTTLMDMAPEGVEVEREMTIRLDARTRPEPDLLTTTAPYDPERTWFAPEDVQLVIEVVSPESAHRDRTVKLRKYAEAGIPHYWCVEEEDGAPVIHIYELDKPTQTYVAAGIHRGTLRRPVPFDIALDLDGLTPRPRRH
- a CDS encoding bifunctional 2-polyprenyl-6-hydroxyphenol methylase/3-demethylubiquinol 3-O-methyltransferase UbiG, with amino-acid sequence MPVPHNIPAEAELWDAYALSVFKDDAEPVFNWTQYAGHGPGPELLGDASTVLELGCGTGRALAHLATCGVRGRGVDLSSVMVEKTNARWAESGATFVQAEVLEYLAAHDETYDAVYSIFGAAWFTDPGRLFPLVRERLNPGGTFVFSQAPAIPGAYGPQGMYKGGFAGKAMFTYRYGYRPAVWERFLTRAGFASAKAEVLDAPEAGHIGTLIVRAGR
- a CDS encoding helix-turn-helix transcriptional regulator, translated to MARLKLPPTIRQRRLGAELRRLREQAELSATAAGQLLGQSQSSISNTESGNYPVSAERVRVMARAYMCTDETLIEALASYTGGRTRGWWDEYRDMFPASMLDLAELEHHATSMWTITVLHIPGPLQTRDHAHALMTEALPNRPPHEIEHRVSFRIKRQAVLYGARPAPYTAIVHEAALRMGFGGPRVARAQLEHLLAMSERKNIKVAVVPFGAGTFSIAGHGITNLGGEVPHLDTIQIDTDTESEFRDTQVQLDWYRQVFTRIQKCALDEDESRGIIRRIAQSI
- a CDS encoding DUF397 domain-containing protein; amino-acid sequence: MPTLNWQKSSYSAQASDCLYLAPAEDGTIKLRESDDPATVVTTTPQNLKAFILGVKAGEFDHLAQ
- a CDS encoding ABC transporter permease encodes the protein MTVMKTSVRNFLAHKGRMALSAVAVMLSVAFVCGTLVFTDTMNTTFDKLFAATSADVTVLPKNATDPDQLPENGKPESLPASTVDKVRKAEGVRSAEGAVSSMSVTVVNNKNKNMGPSNGGPTIAGNWTKNDLRAMEISSGHAPQRAGEVMVDSDTADKHDLKLGDELRTISVVGDHRAKITGIASFKVTNPGATVVYFDTQTAQRQLLGTAGRFTQVNLAAEAGVTDDALKAKVSTALDGGFKVQTQKENADANREGISQVLDIMKYVMLGFAGIAVLVGVFLIINTFSMLVAQRTREIGLMRAIGSSRRQINRSVLTEALLLGIVGSALGIGAGVGVAIGLMKLMGSMGMGTSTEDLTVLWPTPVVGMTLGVLVTVFAAYSPARRAGKISPMAALRETGLPTGGRAGKVRAVIGLVLTAAGTAALYAAGTADEAKPASSMLGLGVLLTLVGFVVIGPLLASAVVRGLGLVVLRIFGPVGRMAERNALRNPRRTGATGSALMIGLALVACLSVVGSSMVASAEDELDKSVGADFIVQGGMQGLNNGVKESLAKAPHVAYVTDYKQVPAKLTTPDGKTDQADLVAADPTYAKDLRHETVGGTLADAYKANAMSVGESYAKKHKLKVGDTITVDFKKGDTAKLKVAAITTEEGSLDKGAKYLNLQTAKRYVPADSMPLSEIMFASAVEGKEKEAYKGLKAAIADNPTYKVQNQADFKEDLKKQVGQLLNLVYGLLGLAIIVAVLGVVNTLALSVVERTREIGLMRAIGISRRQLRRMIRLESVVIALFGALLGIGLGLGWGATAHKLLALEGLKVLEIPWPTIVFVFIGSAFVGLFAALFPAFRAGRMNILKAIATD
- a CDS encoding ABC transporter ATP-binding protein, with amino-acid sequence MTTAVTIPRDGGTGGRTAVAARARQVVKAYGSGETRVVALDHVDVDIARGQFTAIMGPSGSGKSTLMHCLAGLDTVSSGQIYLDETEITGLKDKKLTRLRRDRVGFIFQAFNLLPTLNALENITLPMDIAGRKPDAQWLNRVVETVGLAGRLKHRPTQLSGGQQQRVAVARALAAQPEIIFGDEPTGNLDSRAGAEILGFLRRSVTELGQTIVMVTHDPVAASYADRVLYLADGRIVDEMLNPTAEQVLDRMKDFDARGRTS
- a CDS encoding MFS transporter, coding for MGADSGRGGTDDRAEGGTEGNTEGITNRGTDGGADSGSDDGGAHIRRPTRAVVAALMLTMALPALDATIVSTAVPQIVGDLGGFSVFSWLFSGYLLAVTVSLPVYGKLSDTFGRRPVLIAGSLLFLAGSLLCALAWNMAALIAFRIVQGLGGGALQGTVQTLAADLYPLRERPRIQAKLSTVWALSAVAGPAIGGALVAYADWRWIFLINLPVGAFALLLLVRGLHEPSRPAGPRPRIDWAGALTVFACGGVLLTALVQGGVAWDWFSAPSLGLFATGLALAALLVVVERRAAEPVIPGWVWRRRTIAAANLALGALGVLMVAPTVFVPTYAQAVLSLSPIAAGFVLSGMTLSWPVSAAFAQHVYARVGFRNSALLGMSGSLLVLLAWQSLPYPGAAWQPALLMLLLGATLGIFQLPLIVGVQSTVPWSERGTATASILFCRQIGQTLGAAVLGAIANHVLSDRLRDSGGPGDLESVNRALEEPDEVTAALRHAVDAAVDSVFLGAAAAAGAALLALLLLAPRRFPVLASETGHPGARVQGKPEPSRSAEAAEAAEG